Part of the Sulfobacillus acidophilus DSM 10332 genome, TCAATATTCTCCATTATGTATGCGATCGGTGCACCATGGCTGGGGGCCTGGAGTGATAAAGTGGGTCGACGTCCCGTCATTGTTATGGGGTTAGTCGGGTTTGCCATAGCGAATGCTTTGACGAGTGTTGCGCCGAATTTTCTTGTGCTGCTTGTTAGTCGCATGCTGGCCGGTATTTCAGCCGCGGCCGTAACGCCGACAATCTACGCCGTCACGGGAGATGTGGCGCCATTCGATCAGCGCGGTAAATGGTTGGCTATCGTGGGATCGGGTCTTTTGATGGCGTTATGGGCCGGAGCGCCAATCGGGACGATGCTTGCCCAGGTGGTCGGCTGGCAAGGCGTATTTCGGACACTGGCGGCAATCAGTGGCATAGTCCTCGTAGGCAACGCGGCGGTATGGCCTTCCAGAGCGGCTCGGACCGCCACTCATCCACAACAAATGGATGGGAAGTCATTTCGCGCCGTCATTGGGGGCGTCATGATTACGACCTTTTGGGGCGCGGCGGTCTATGGGTTCTATACGTATCTGGGCACAGGGCTACGCCTTTTCGATCATTTTTCGGCAGGAATGCTTGCGACCTCCATTGTCATCTATGGGGTTGGTGCGACA contains:
- a CDS encoding major facilitator superfamily MFS_1 (PFAM: Major Facilitator Superfamily~COGs: COG2814 Arabinose efflux permease~InterPro IPR011701~KEGG: dsy:DSY3702 hypothetical protein~PFAM: Major facilitator superfamily MFS-1~SPTR: Putative uncharacterized protein), translated to MNHPRSSAVRLAIGWVTLFLIGTDLFVVSPLLPPIAHQFTQTPATAGWMVSIFSIMYAIGAPWLGAWSDKVGRRPVIVMGLVGFAIANALTSVAPNFLVLLVSRMLAGISAAAVTPTIYAVTGDVAPFDQRGKWLAIVGSGLLMALWAGAPIGTMLAQVVGWQGVFRTLAAISGIVLVGNAAVWPSRAARTATHPQQMDGKSFRAVIGGVMITTFWGAAVYGFYTYLGTGLRLFDHFSAGMLATSIVIYGVGATLGSLLGGRLADRWGAGQVASASLLGLGLLLVIIGMGFDFGPWLDPFFFLLSLAGYAFFPSYQARLAQDFPERRGYAMAWNNSALYIGIGIGSVFGGWIIRAMPFPALPVMCGVIAIGGAAVSYGRIKQGAKRITKQNATPR